The following coding sequences are from one Humulus lupulus chromosome X, drHumLupu1.1, whole genome shotgun sequence window:
- the LOC133806320 gene encoding uncharacterized protein LOC133806320 yields MLKEYIVKNEAMIQSQATSLRNLENQVGQLANELRNRPHGTLPSDTENPRNVSKEHCKAITLRSGKELEHSKKFFGHEGEPSSIQINEEIQKDAEIPSVQKSTSTQNAAGMSHYKHLDSSISKQPPPFPQHFQKQKLDSQFKKFLDMLKQLHINISLVEAHEKMPNYVKFMKDVLIRKRSINLMPMSVFKQLGIREVRHTIVNLELADRSLAHPDGKIEDVLVRVDKFIFPADFIVLDYEMDREVPISLGRPFLATGRTLIDV; encoded by the exons ATGTTGAAGGAGTATATAGTGAAGAACGAAGCCATGATCCAAAGCCAAGCAACATCATTGAGAAACTTAGAAAACCAAGTTGGGCAACTAGCTAATGAGCTTAGAAATAGACCCCATGGTACATTACCAAGTGATACTGAGAATCCAAGAAATGTGAGCAAGGAACATTGTAAAGCCATCACTTTGAGAAGTGGGAAAGAGTTGGAGCATTCCAAGAAATTTTTTGGACATGAGggtgagccctcttcaatccaaataaatgaggaaATCCAAAAAGATGCTGAAATTCCTAGTGTACAAAAATCTACCTCGACCCAGAATGCTGCTGGAATGTCGCACTATAAGCATCTAGACAGCTCAATTTCAAAGCAACCACCTCCatttccccaacattttcaaaAGCAAAAGTTGGACTCACAATTCAAGAAATTTTTAGATATGTTGAAGCAGTTGCATATCAACATCTCACTTGTAGAGGCACATGAGAAAATGCCtaactatgtgaaattcatgaaagatGTTCTTATAAGGAAGAGAAG CATTAATTTGATGCCAATGTCTGTTTTCAAGCAATTGGGGATCAGAGAAGTTAGACATACTATAGTTAATCTTGAACTTGCAGATAGATCTCTTGCTCATCCAGATGGGAAGATTGAAGATGTGTTGGTGAGGGTAGACAAATTCATATTCCCTGCTGATTTTATTGTGCTAGACTATGAGATGGATAGAGAGGTGCCCATTAGCTTGGGGAGGCCATTTCTTGCAACAGGAAGAACTTTAATAGATGTGTAG